A region from the Deferribacterota bacterium genome encodes:
- the thpR gene encoding RNA 2',3'-cyclic phosphodiesterase: MRAFLGIEPPICGPDLFYSLATSFKEYCKASFVKKENYHITLFFFGEITNKTKDNIIEVLEQLDFEKIDISLHGVGCFYKNNTPRVCFVEGRSEKLSILHNIIRKRFKINKIHFDDKSLKIHLTLFRVKKVYSLEGFNNNINFINKNFKPLNFLIEHIILYNSLLSSMGPTYKKIYQKRLT; the protein is encoded by the coding sequence ATGAGGGCATTTTTGGGGATTGAGCCCCCAATTTGTGGGCCAGATCTATTTTATTCATTAGCCACATCATTTAAAGAATATTGTAAGGCTTCCTTTGTAAAAAAAGAAAATTATCATATAACCTTATTCTTCTTTGGCGAAATAACTAATAAGACTAAGGATAATATTATTGAGGTTCTAGAACAATTAGATTTTGAGAAAATTGATATTAGTCTACATGGTGTAGGTTGTTTTTACAAAAATAATACACCTAGAGTTTGTTTTGTTGAAGGCAGATCAGAAAAACTAAGTATACTACATAATATAATTAGAAAACGTTTTAAAATAAATAAGATCCATTTCGATGATAAAAGCCTAAAAATACATTTAACGCTTTTTAGGGTAAAAAAAGTATATTCACTTGAAGGATTTAATAACAATATTAATTTTATAAATAAAAATTTTAAACCCCTTAACTTTTTAATTGAACATATTATTTTATATAATAGTTTATTATCATCAATGGGACCAACCTATAAAAAAATATACCAAAAAAGGTTAACATAG
- the recA gene encoding recombinase RecA: protein MDDNKEKYKAIDLALSKIEKDFGKGSIMRLGDRAKEKLPVISTGALSLDIATGIGGIPRGRIVEIYGRESSGKTTLALHMIAEAQKAGGVAAFIDAEHALDPTYAKAIGVDTDNLLVSQPDTGESALEITETLVRSGAVDIVVIDSVAALTPKAEIEGDMGDAHMGLQARLMSQALRKLASIVSKTKTSLLFINQIRQKIGIMFGNPETTTGGNALKFYATMRIEVKDTSVIKSKDEAIGKHVIAKIVKNKVAPPFKKAEFDILNDGISRELILLDYGVNYGIIEKLGTWYSYNNTKLGQGRENARDFLKNNKELTDEMERKIKEKLGLLNTDVNTNNKKGEGKDV from the coding sequence ATGGATGACAACAAAGAAAAATATAAGGCTATTGATTTAGCATTATCAAAGATAGAGAAAGACTTTGGCAAAGGCTCTATTATGCGCCTTGGTGATAGAGCAAAGGAAAAATTACCTGTTATATCAACAGGAGCACTATCTCTCGATATAGCAACTGGTATAGGTGGCATACCTAGGGGTAGGATTGTAGAAATATATGGGAGAGAATCAAGTGGAAAGACAACATTAGCTCTACATATGATTGCTGAAGCCCAAAAGGCTGGAGGAGTTGCTGCCTTTATTGATGCAGAACACGCATTAGATCCAACATATGCAAAGGCTATTGGTGTTGACACAGACAACCTTTTAGTATCACAACCTGATACTGGAGAATCTGCATTAGAAATTACAGAAACTTTGGTAAGGAGTGGTGCAGTTGATATTGTAGTTATAGATTCAGTTGCAGCTCTAACTCCAAAAGCCGAGATAGAAGGTGATATGGGAGATGCTCATATGGGTTTACAAGCTAGGCTTATGAGCCAAGCATTGAGAAAGCTGGCATCAATAGTGAGTAAAACAAAAACCTCTCTATTATTCATAAATCAAATAAGGCAAAAAATAGGTATTATGTTTGGAAATCCTGAAACTACCACTGGAGGCAATGCTCTAAAATTTTATGCCACAATGAGAATAGAAGTAAAAGATACCTCAGTTATTAAAAGCAAAGATGAAGCAATTGGTAAACATGTTATAGCAAAAATAGTTAAAAACAAGGTTGCACCCCCCTTTAAAAAGGCAGAATTTGATATATTAAATGATGGCATATCTAGAGAATTAATACTTTTAGACTATGGTGTAAATTATGGAATAATAGAAAAGTTAGGCACTTGGTATAGTTATAATAATACAAAGCTAGGGCAAGGCAGGGAAAATGCTAGAGATTTCCTAAAAAATAATAAAGAGCTTACTGATGAAATGGAAAGAAAGATAAAAGAAAAGCTAGGCCTATTAAACACAGACGTTAATACAAACAATAAAAAGGGAGAGGGAAAAGATGTATAA
- a CDS encoding PilT/PilU family type 4a pilus ATPase — protein MYNLREVFNRALQEKASDIHLKAGKSPVFRLNGTLKTVDTFPRLLPEDTEEILKHIIPEHLKKIFDEKYEADFSVGFKKLGRFRVNAYKQRGTIALSLRSIPFEVPDIDSLNLPSIIKKLALENRGLILITGTTGSGKSTTLASMINYINERKSVNIITIEDPIEYLLSDKKSIISQRELGTDTTSFSLSLRQSLRQDPDIILVGEMRDVETVETALMAAETGHLVLSTLHTLDAPETINRIVSLFPPYHQNNIRYQLSSVLKAIVSQRLMPKAGGGGRIPAVEIMVNTEAVKECIVDNTKIKRIKDYIEDGKNIYGSQTFDQSIFEHYKKGLVTFEEAIKWVTSPDNFQLKVSGIVSYNNKDG, from the coding sequence ATGTATAATCTTAGAGAAGTCTTTAACCGTGCATTACAAGAAAAAGCTTCTGACATACACCTTAAAGCTGGTAAAAGCCCTGTATTTAGGTTAAATGGCACATTAAAAACTGTAGATACCTTTCCAAGATTATTACCAGAAGATACAGAAGAAATACTAAAACATATTATACCAGAGCATTTAAAAAAAATTTTTGATGAAAAATATGAAGCTGACTTTTCAGTGGGCTTTAAAAAGTTGGGCAGGTTTAGAGTAAATGCTTACAAACAAAGAGGGACAATTGCCCTATCATTAAGATCCATACCCTTTGAAGTCCCAGATATAGATAGTTTAAACCTGCCAAGTATTATAAAGAAATTAGCTCTTGAAAACAGAGGATTAATACTCATCACAGGGACTACTGGTAGTGGTAAATCAACAACCTTGGCCTCAATGATTAACTATATAAATGAAAGAAAAAGTGTTAATATTATAACAATAGAGGATCCTATAGAGTACTTATTATCTGATAAAAAATCTATTATTTCTCAAAGAGAACTAGGGACAGATACAACCTCTTTTTCATTGTCATTAAGACAATCACTAAGGCAAGACCCTGATATAATCTTAGTTGGTGAAATGAGAGATGTGGAAACTGTAGAAACAGCACTAATGGCTGCTGAAACAGGTCACCTCGTTTTATCAACGCTACACACCCTTGATGCGCCAGAAACAATTAACAGAATAGTCTCGCTCTTTCCGCCCTATCACCAAAATAATATCAGATACCAGCTATCCTCAGTTTTAAAAGCAATTGTCTCGCAAAGACTTATGCCTAAAGCAGGAGGAGGTGGTAGAATCCCTGCAGTTGAGATTATGGTTAATACTGAAGCAGTTAAAGAATGTATCGTAGATAATACAAAAATTAAACGTATAAAAGATTATATTGAGGATGGTAAAAATATTTATGGATCACAAACCTTTGATCAGTCTATATTTGAACATTACAAAAAAGGACTGGTTACCTTCGAAGAAGCTATCAAATGGGTTACAAGCCCTGATAATTTTCAACTAAAGGTTAGTGGGATAGTAAGCTATAATAATAAAGATGGATAA
- a CDS encoding regulatory protein RecX has translation MDNIYLRAKKYLYKILARRDYTKYELKLKLKNKFSLDEDSIDKIIKDLENNHLIDDKRYKNLFIENKIRNGYGLVYIKYTLYKKGIEASEEEIYNIASKNGYNFKDIMNDLLEKKNLKSVEKKYNFLIRRGFTAQEVKDILKEEIHNGSTFF, from the coding sequence ATGGATAATATATATCTAAGGGCAAAAAAATATCTGTACAAGATTTTAGCTAGAAGAGATTATACTAAATATGAATTAAAATTAAAATTAAAAAATAAATTTAGTCTAGATGAAGATTCAATAGATAAAATTATTAAGGATCTTGAAAATAATCACTTAATTGATGATAAAAGGTATAAAAATCTGTTTATTGAAAATAAAATTAGAAATGGATATGGTCTAGTATATATAAAATATACATTATATAAAAAGGGTATTGAAGCATCTGAAGAAGAAATCTATAATATTGCTAGTAAAAATGGATATAATTTTAAAGATATAATGAATGATTTATTAGAGAAAAAGAACTTAAAGAGTGTTGAAAAAAAATATAATTTCTTAATCAGAAGAGGTTTTACAGCTCAAGAAGTAAAAGATATATTAAAGGAGGAAATACACAATGGAAGTACTTTTTTTTAA
- the rplI gene encoding 50S ribosomal protein L9, whose product MEVLFFKDVEGVAKAGEIKNVKDGFARNYLFKKKLAVKATKGNREKLKKLQEKLLQEEAAKIKRAEELSKKIEETKISFTKKSGEKGRLYGAVTSQDIANELSNKGIDIDKKQIALENPIKELGTHKITINLYKNIKATLEVEVNGES is encoded by the coding sequence ATGGAAGTACTTTTTTTTAAAGACGTTGAAGGTGTAGCTAAAGCAGGTGAAATAAAAAATGTTAAAGATGGATTTGCAAGGAATTATCTCTTTAAAAAGAAATTAGCAGTAAAGGCAACTAAAGGAAACAGAGAGAAATTAAAGAAACTGCAAGAAAAGCTTTTACAAGAAGAAGCAGCAAAGATAAAAAGAGCAGAAGAATTGTCTAAAAAAATAGAGGAGACTAAAATAAGTTTTACAAAAAAATCTGGAGAAAAAGGACGTCTCTATGGTGCAGTAACAAGTCAGGATATTGCAAATGAATTATCAAACAAAGGTATTGATATTGACAAGAAACAAATAGCTCTAGAAAACCCTATCAAAGAGTTGGGAACTCATAAGATAACAATAAATTTATATAAGAATATAAAAGCTACCCTTGAGGTTGAAGTAAATGGAGAAAGCTAA
- the dnaB gene encoding replicative DNA helicase, with protein MEKANYTTSKIPPHNLEAEQAVLASIILDERALDKIINFINKDDFYHPYHKLIYGTLIELSKENKPLDLITLVSKLEDKNKLAEAGDYSYISSLVEMLPNASNIFYYAEVVKEKSLLRKLINISREISEKSYTCTGNIDELLDELEKNVFKLSEYKLSDNMQPLGNLIEDALHSLETVYQNQGSTSGLPTSYIDLDKLIEGFQPGDFAIVAGRPSMGKTAFAINIAVNIASKLKKSVAIFSLEMSARQLVQRIISSEARINSTKLKNGSLSLEEWQNLAAVGSNLSELKLFIDDTPAVSVMEIRGKCRRLKREYGLDLIIIDYLQLMGGSRADNREQQISEISRSIKSLAKELDVPIIALSQLNRSVEARTDKRPYPSDLRESGAIEQDADLILFLYRDEVYNKDTKLQGIAEIIVSKHRNGPTGTAYLAFIKECTRFENAALEGIVGS; from the coding sequence ATGGAGAAAGCTAATTATACGACCTCAAAAATACCTCCCCACAATTTAGAGGCTGAACAAGCAGTTTTAGCATCTATTATATTAGATGAAAGAGCACTTGATAAAATTATTAACTTTATAAATAAAGATGATTTTTACCATCCCTATCACAAGCTAATCTATGGAACTCTAATAGAGCTTAGCAAGGAAAATAAGCCCTTAGATCTAATTACTCTGGTATCTAAACTAGAAGATAAAAATAAGCTAGCAGAAGCAGGTGATTACTCTTATATATCATCCTTAGTTGAGATGCTCCCAAATGCATCAAATATTTTTTACTATGCAGAAGTTGTAAAGGAAAAATCACTTCTAAGAAAGCTTATTAATATATCAAGGGAGATTAGTGAAAAATCCTACACATGCACTGGTAATATAGATGAATTGTTAGACGAACTTGAAAAAAACGTTTTTAAATTATCCGAATATAAATTAAGTGATAATATGCAACCCTTAGGTAATTTGATTGAAGATGCCCTGCACAGCCTAGAGACTGTTTATCAAAATCAAGGAAGCACATCAGGTTTACCTACTAGCTATATAGACTTAGATAAATTAATTGAGGGTTTTCAACCTGGAGATTTCGCAATTGTTGCAGGTAGACCTAGTATGGGTAAAACTGCATTTGCAATAAATATTGCAGTTAATATAGCAAGTAAATTAAAAAAATCTGTAGCTATTTTTTCATTAGAGATGTCAGCTAGACAGCTAGTACAGAGAATTATATCAAGTGAGGCACGAATAAATTCAACAAAATTAAAAAATGGATCTCTTTCGCTAGAGGAATGGCAAAATCTTGCAGCAGTTGGAAGCAATTTGAGTGAATTAAAATTATTTATTGATGATACACCGGCTGTATCAGTTATGGAAATTAGGGGCAAATGTAGAAGGCTGAAAAGAGAATATGGGCTTGATCTTATTATTATTGATTATCTGCAATTAATGGGTGGCAGTAGGGCTGACAATAGAGAGCAGCAAATATCTGAAATTTCTAGATCAATAAAATCACTAGCAAAAGAACTTGATGTCCCAATAATAGCATTATCACAATTAAACAGAAGTGTAGAAGCTAGAACTGATAAAAGGCCCTATCCATCTGATTTAAGGGAGTCTGGCGCAATAGAACAAGATGCAGATTTAATCCTGTTTTTATATAGAGATGAGGTTTATAATAAAGACACTAAGTTACAAGGTATAGCTGAAATTATAGTATCTAAGCATAGAAATGGCCCAACTGGTACGGCTTATCTTGCCTTCATAAAGGAATGTACTAGATTTGAAAATGCTGCGCTAGAAGGAATTGTTGGTAGTTAA